Proteins encoded together in one Streptomyces umbrinus window:
- a CDS encoding HipA family kinase, with amino-acid sequence MMREVAATRYITPLRSGGSVPGVVEADDLGTYVVKFTGSAQGRKALVAEVIVGELARALGLRFPELVLVDFDPAVGAHEPHQEVQDLLRASAGLNLGMDYLSGAKDFTPEVAKTFPVDPLEAGRIIWLDALTVNVDRTTHSSNLMIWPTLGFAPPRLWLIDHGAALVFHHRWDASEPEKAYDFRRHALGGHTPDTRAADAELAPKVTEELLRAITAEVPDAWLADEPGFATPDEAREAYVGYLLARARASAAWLPTDFPTREQLAAEDADRAAKTRRGRPDWLKQVPDLHGKPAVEHDGSVHLG; translated from the coding sequence ATGATGAGAGAGGTTGCTGCGACCCGCTATATAACACCCTTGCGCTCCGGCGGCTCCGTGCCCGGAGTCGTCGAGGCCGACGACCTGGGCACCTACGTCGTGAAGTTCACGGGCTCGGCGCAGGGGCGCAAGGCGCTGGTCGCCGAGGTGATCGTCGGCGAGCTGGCGCGCGCCCTCGGACTGCGGTTCCCCGAGCTGGTGCTGGTGGACTTCGACCCGGCGGTCGGCGCGCACGAGCCCCACCAGGAGGTCCAGGACCTGCTCCGGGCCAGCGCGGGCCTGAATCTCGGCATGGACTACCTGTCCGGCGCCAAGGACTTCACTCCGGAGGTCGCGAAGACGTTCCCGGTCGACCCGCTGGAGGCGGGCAGGATCATCTGGCTGGACGCCCTCACGGTCAACGTGGACCGTACGACGCACAGTTCGAACCTGATGATCTGGCCCACGCTCGGCTTCGCGCCCCCTCGGCTGTGGCTGATCGACCACGGCGCGGCCCTGGTCTTCCACCACCGCTGGGACGCCTCCGAGCCGGAGAAGGCGTACGACTTCCGGCGGCACGCGCTCGGCGGCCACACCCCCGACACCCGCGCGGCGGACGCCGAGCTCGCGCCCAAGGTGACAGAGGAACTGCTGCGCGCGATCACGGCGGAGGTGCCCGACGCGTGGCTCGCCGACGAGCCCGGTTTCGCGACCCCGGACGAGGCCCGTGAGGCGTACGTCGGCTATCTCCTCGCCCGCGCCAGGGCCTCCGCGGCCTGGCTCCCCACGGACTTCCCCACCCGCGAGCAGCTCGCCGCCGAGGACGCGGACCGCGCGGCGAAGACCCGGCGGGGCCGGCCGGACTGGCTCAAGCAGGTCCCCGACCTGCACGGCAAGCCGGCGGTGGAACACGACGGGTCGGTACACCTCGGATGA
- a CDS encoding helix-turn-helix transcriptional regulator: MKDTAAHIGLSPQTLYVWRHRRQGPPSFRMGPRGRVMYRREALDAWIREQEQADSRSNLALNPLRAVPQQRRHLGA, from the coding sequence GTGAAGGACACGGCCGCCCATATCGGTCTCTCGCCGCAGACCCTCTACGTCTGGCGTCACCGGCGGCAGGGCCCGCCGAGCTTCCGCATGGGCCCCCGCGGCCGCGTCATGTACCGGCGGGAAGCCCTCGACGCCTGGATTCGTGAGCAGGAGCAGGCCGACTCCCGCTCCAACCTGGCCCTGAACCCGCTGCGCGCAGTTCCTCAGCAGCGCAGGCACCTCGGCGCCTGA
- a CDS encoding nucleotidyltransferase family protein: MTENNEQVAGLLLAAGGGRRLGGRPKALLTHQGHPLVEHAARTLRAGGCTRIHVVLGAGADTVRERAVLPGCVLVDNPEWAQGMGSSLRAGLDSLAGTGVRAVLVSLVDQPGIGPEAVARVHAAYESDETLAAAAYDGKRGHPVLFGARHWAGIAATATGDRGARAYLKAHEDEIVLVECGDVAQPFDIDTESDLVHLE, from the coding sequence ATGACGGAGAACAACGAGCAGGTCGCCGGGCTGCTGCTGGCCGCCGGCGGGGGCCGGCGTCTCGGCGGGCGCCCCAAGGCGCTGCTGACCCACCAAGGACACCCTCTCGTCGAACACGCGGCCAGAACACTGCGGGCGGGCGGCTGTACCCGGATCCATGTGGTGCTCGGCGCCGGCGCGGACACCGTGCGCGAGCGGGCCGTGCTGCCCGGCTGCGTGCTCGTGGACAACCCCGAATGGGCGCAGGGCATGGGCTCCTCGCTGCGGGCCGGCCTGGACTCGCTGGCCGGTACGGGCGTCAGGGCCGTACTGGTCTCGCTGGTGGACCAGCCAGGGATCGGGCCGGAAGCCGTGGCCCGCGTACACGCCGCGTACGAGTCCGACGAGACGCTCGCGGCGGCCGCGTACGACGGGAAAAGAGGTCACCCGGTGCTGTTCGGCGCCCGCCACTGGGCGGGGATCGCCGCGACCGCGACCGGGGACCGGGGGGCGCGCGCCTATCTGAAGGCACACGAGGACGAGATCGTGCTCGTCGAGTGCGGGGACGTGGCGCAGCCCTTCGACATCGACACGGAGAGCGACCTGGTCCACCTTGAGTGA
- the allB gene encoding allantoinase AllB, which yields MSDDGWGELILRSTRVITPEGTRAASVAVSGGKITAVLAHDAEMPAGARLEDFGDDVLLPGLVDTHVHVNDPGRTEWEGFWTATRAAAAGGITTLVDMPLNSLPPTTTVDHLRTKKDVARSKAHIDVGFWGGALPDNVKDLRPLHDAGVFGFKAFLSPSGVDEFPELDQEQLALSLAEIAGFDGLLIVHAEDPHHLAAAPQKSGQKYADFLASRPRDAEDTAIASLIAQAKRLNARVHVLHLSSSDALPLIAAAKAEGVRITVETCPHYLTLTAEEVPDGASEFKCCPPIREAANQDLLWQALADGTIDCVVTDHSPSTADLKTDDFATAWGGISGLQLSLSAVWTEARRRGYGLEDVVRWMSSRTARLVGLDDRKGAIAVGHDADFAVLAPDETFTVDPAALQHRNRVTAYAGRTLHGVVRSTWLRGERIVADGEFADPIGQLLSRQP from the coding sequence GTGTCCGACGACGGATGGGGCGAATTGATCCTGCGCTCGACGCGCGTGATCACCCCCGAAGGGACGCGGGCCGCCTCGGTCGCCGTCTCCGGGGGAAAGATCACGGCCGTGCTCGCGCACGACGCCGAGATGCCGGCCGGAGCCCGGCTGGAGGACTTCGGTGATGACGTCCTGCTGCCGGGCCTCGTCGACACCCACGTGCACGTCAACGACCCGGGCCGCACGGAGTGGGAGGGCTTCTGGACCGCCACGCGCGCCGCGGCGGCCGGCGGTATCACGACCCTGGTCGACATGCCCCTCAACTCCCTGCCTCCGACCACGACGGTCGACCACCTGCGCACCAAGAAGGACGTCGCCCGCTCCAAGGCGCACATCGACGTCGGCTTCTGGGGCGGCGCCCTGCCCGACAACGTCAAGGATCTGCGGCCCCTGCACGACGCGGGCGTCTTCGGCTTCAAGGCGTTCCTGTCGCCCTCCGGTGTCGACGAGTTCCCCGAGCTTGACCAGGAGCAACTCGCCCTGTCCCTCGCGGAGATCGCCGGATTCGACGGGCTGCTGATCGTGCACGCCGAGGACCCGCACCACCTCGCGGCGGCCCCGCAGAAGAGCGGCCAGAAGTACGCCGACTTCCTCGCCTCACGGCCGCGGGACGCCGAGGACACCGCCATCGCGAGCCTCATCGCCCAGGCCAAGCGTCTCAACGCGCGCGTCCACGTGCTGCACCTGTCGTCCAGCGACGCGTTGCCGCTGATCGCCGCCGCCAAGGCCGAGGGCGTACGCATCACGGTCGAGACCTGCCCCCACTATCTGACCCTGACGGCCGAGGAAGTCCCGGACGGGGCAAGCGAGTTCAAGTGCTGCCCGCCGATCCGCGAGGCCGCCAACCAGGACCTGCTGTGGCAGGCGCTGGCCGACGGCACGATCGACTGCGTGGTCACCGACCACTCCCCGTCGACGGCGGACCTCAAGACCGACGACTTCGCGACCGCGTGGGGCGGCATCTCCGGCCTCCAGCTCAGCCTGTCCGCCGTCTGGACCGAGGCCCGCAGGCGCGGCTACGGCCTGGAGGACGTGGTCCGCTGGATGTCCTCGCGCACGGCCCGCCTGGTCGGACTCGACGACCGCAAGGGCGCCATAGCGGTCGGCCACGACGCCGACTTCGCCGTCCTCGCACCCGACGAGACCTTCACCGTCGACCCCGCCGCGCTCCAGCACCGCAACCGGGTCACCGCGTACGCGGGCCGAACGCTGCACGGAGTCGTGAGGTCCACCTGGCTGCGCGGCGAACGCATCGTGGCGGACGGGGAGTTCGCTGACCCGATAGGCCAACTGCTGTCCAGGCAACCGTAG
- a CDS encoding SelT/SelW/SelH family protein has protein sequence MTTGNTHRVQIEYCTQCRWLPRAAWLAQELLTTFEQELTELALKPGTGGVFVVRVDDEVVWDRREQGFPEPTAVKRLVRDRVAPEKSLGHSEK, from the coding sequence GTGACCACTGGGAACACGCACCGCGTTCAGATCGAGTACTGCACCCAGTGCCGCTGGCTGCCCCGCGCCGCCTGGCTCGCGCAGGAACTCCTCACCACCTTCGAGCAGGAGCTGACGGAGCTCGCGCTCAAGCCCGGCACCGGCGGCGTCTTCGTCGTGCGGGTCGACGACGAGGTGGTCTGGGACCGCCGCGAGCAGGGCTTCCCGGAGCCGACGGCCGTGAAGCGCCTCGTACGCGACCGAGTGGCCCCGGAGAAGTCCCTGGGCCACTCGGAGAAGTGA
- a CDS encoding DUF5955 family protein, whose translation MLRSLGQRSVTGSDEDPRVAELRTAVSRLRRELAAHPAEFPDRGIAEDELAALAAMAVTGMPEVPRLRRSLLLIAGSIGSVSALAAGLAGVRSAVELFGEPPRR comes from the coding sequence GTGTTGCGGAGCTTGGGACAGAGGTCAGTGACCGGCAGCGACGAGGATCCGAGAGTGGCGGAGTTGCGGACCGCGGTGTCCAGGCTGCGCCGCGAACTCGCCGCGCATCCGGCCGAGTTCCCGGACCGCGGCATCGCGGAGGACGAGCTCGCGGCGCTCGCCGCGATGGCCGTCACCGGGATGCCGGAGGTGCCGCGTCTGCGCCGCTCACTGCTCCTGATCGCCGGCTCCATCGGCTCGGTCAGCGCACTGGCCGCCGGACTCGCGGGCGTACGCAGCGCGGTGGAACTCTTCGGCGAGCCACCCCGGCGCTGA
- a CDS encoding IclR family transcriptional regulator: MPTSSASTTDAKPAAASGGVQSLERAFDLLERMADAGGEVGLSELSASSGLPLPTIHRLMRTLVACGYVRQQANRRYALGPRLIRLGESASRLLGTWARPYLARLVEETGETANMALLDGDEIVYVAQVPSKHSMRMFTEVGRRVLPHSTGVGKALLAHVPADEVRALLSRTGMPAATEKTITTPDEFLSALEEVRSAGYAVDDNEQEIGVRCLAVSVPNSPTAAAISISGPAGRVTETATERIVPVLQQVAVELSEALASSGSTT, from the coding sequence GTGCCGACGTCCAGCGCCAGCACCACCGACGCCAAGCCAGCCGCCGCCTCCGGTGGCGTCCAGTCTCTTGAGCGCGCCTTCGATCTGCTGGAGCGGATGGCGGACGCGGGCGGTGAGGTCGGGCTGAGCGAGTTGTCCGCGAGCAGCGGGCTGCCGCTGCCCACCATCCACCGTCTCATGCGCACGCTCGTGGCCTGCGGATATGTGCGCCAGCAGGCCAACCGGCGCTATGCGCTCGGCCCGCGTCTGATCCGGCTCGGCGAGTCCGCGTCCCGGCTGCTCGGCACCTGGGCCCGCCCCTATCTGGCGCGCCTGGTCGAGGAGACCGGCGAGACGGCGAACATGGCACTGCTGGACGGCGACGAGATCGTGTACGTGGCGCAGGTGCCGTCCAAGCACTCGATGCGGATGTTCACCGAGGTGGGCCGCCGGGTGCTGCCGCACTCCACGGGCGTCGGCAAGGCCCTGCTCGCGCACGTCCCGGCGGACGAGGTGCGCGCCCTCCTGTCCCGTACGGGCATGCCCGCGGCGACGGAGAAGACGATCACGACCCCGGACGAGTTCCTCAGCGCGCTCGAAGAGGTACGGAGCGCCGGGTACGCGGTGGACGACAACGAGCAGGAGATCGGGGTCCGCTGCCTCGCCGTCTCCGTGCCCAACTCCCCCACCGCCGCGGCGATTTCGATCTCCGGTCCGGCCGGCCGCGTCACCGAGACGGCGACGGAGCGAATCGTGCCGGTGCTCCAGCAGGTCGCGGTGGAGCTGTCGGAGGCCCTGGCCAGCTCGGGATCGACGACCTGA
- a CDS encoding helix-turn-helix domain-containing protein, giving the protein MSETDDRPVLAVRLDNLFKTVRPKGKHWTNAEVADELKRVNPELRVGGVYLSQLRTGKRSNPSPDLLAALARFFGVSVAYFFDDEVAESVLSEVAAIEALRQAGVRSVAMRAAGMKKENLQAITAIMDQYRQMQGLPPVTDASAQE; this is encoded by the coding sequence ATGTCCGAGACTGACGACCGGCCTGTGCTGGCTGTGCGTCTGGATAACCTCTTCAAGACGGTGCGCCCCAAGGGCAAGCACTGGACCAACGCCGAGGTGGCGGACGAGCTGAAGAGGGTCAACCCCGAACTCAGGGTCGGGGGTGTGTATCTCTCGCAGTTGCGGACGGGTAAACGCTCCAATCCCTCACCGGACCTCCTGGCGGCCCTGGCCCGCTTCTTCGGAGTGTCGGTCGCCTACTTCTTCGACGACGAGGTCGCCGAGTCGGTCCTCAGCGAGGTCGCCGCCATCGAGGCCCTGCGCCAGGCAGGGGTGCGCTCCGTGGCGATGCGGGCGGCCGGAATGAAGAAAGAGAACCTCCAGGCCATCACGGCCATCATGGACCAGTACCGGCAGATGCAGGGGCTGCCGCCCGTCACCGACGCCTCGGCCCAGGAGTGA
- the aceB gene encoding malate synthase A, with the protein MSAPAPSPLAIVDAEPLPRQEEVLTDAALAFVAELHRRFTPRRDELLARRAERRAEIARTSTLDFLPETAAIRADDSWKVAPSPEALNDRRVEITGPTDRKMTINALNSGARVWLADFEDASAPTWENVVTGQVNMAAAYTRSIDFTDERTGKSYALKAPEELATVVMRPRGWHLHERHLVDAEGTPVPGALVDFGLYFFHNAQRLLDLGKGPYFYLPKTESHLEARLWNDVFVFAQDYVGIPQGTVRATVLIETITAAYEMEEILYELRDHASGLNAGRWDYLFSIVKNFRDGGQKFVLPDRNAVTMTAPFMRAYTELLVRTCHKRGAHAIGGMAAFIPSRRDEEVNKVAFEKVKADKDREAGDGFDGSWVAHPDLVPIAMASFDAVLGDRPNQKDRLREDVDVKAADLIAVDSLDARPTYDGLVNAVQVGIRYIEAWLRGLGAVAIFNLMEDAATAEISRSQIWQWINAGVEFEHDGSMVKATPELAREIADQELADIRAEIGEEAFAAGRWQQAHDLLLTVALDEDYADFLTLPAYEQLAG; encoded by the coding sequence ATGTCCGCACCAGCGCCGTCCCCGCTGGCCATCGTCGACGCCGAGCCCCTGCCCCGGCAGGAAGAGGTCCTCACCGACGCGGCCCTCGCCTTCGTGGCCGAGCTGCACCGGCGGTTCACGCCCCGGCGTGACGAGCTCCTCGCCCGCCGTGCCGAGCGCCGCGCCGAGATCGCCCGCACCTCCACCCTCGACTTCCTCCCGGAGACCGCCGCGATCCGCGCGGACGACTCCTGGAAGGTGGCCCCGTCGCCCGAGGCCCTGAACGACCGCCGCGTCGAGATCACCGGCCCGACCGACCGCAAGATGACCATCAACGCCCTCAACTCGGGTGCCAGGGTGTGGCTCGCGGACTTCGAGGACGCCTCCGCGCCCACCTGGGAGAACGTGGTCACCGGCCAGGTGAACATGGCCGCCGCGTACACCCGCAGCATCGACTTCACCGACGAGCGCACCGGCAAGTCGTACGCCCTGAAGGCCCCCGAGGAGCTGGCGACCGTCGTCATGCGCCCGCGCGGCTGGCATCTGCACGAGCGTCATCTCGTCGACGCCGAGGGCACTCCGGTCCCGGGCGCGCTCGTGGACTTCGGCCTGTACTTCTTCCACAACGCCCAGCGCCTTCTCGACCTCGGCAAGGGCCCGTACTTCTATCTCCCGAAGACGGAGTCGCACCTGGAGGCCCGCCTCTGGAACGACGTGTTCGTCTTCGCGCAGGACTACGTCGGTATCCCGCAGGGAACCGTCCGCGCGACCGTCCTGATCGAGACGATCACGGCCGCGTACGAGATGGAGGAGATCCTCTACGAACTCCGCGACCACGCCTCGGGGTTGAACGCGGGCCGCTGGGACTACCTCTTCTCCATCGTCAAGAACTTCCGTGACGGCGGGCAGAAGTTCGTCCTGCCGGACCGCAACGCGGTGACGATGACGGCCCCGTTCATGCGCGCGTACACCGAACTCCTCGTCCGCACCTGTCACAAGCGCGGCGCGCACGCGATCGGCGGCATGGCGGCGTTCATCCCCTCGCGGCGCGACGAAGAGGTCAACAAGGTCGCCTTCGAGAAGGTCAAGGCCGACAAGGACCGTGAGGCGGGCGACGGCTTCGACGGATCGTGGGTGGCCCACCCGGACCTCGTCCCGATCGCGATGGCGTCCTTCGACGCCGTGCTCGGCGACAGGCCGAACCAGAAGGACCGGCTGCGCGAGGACGTCGACGTGAAGGCCGCCGACCTCATCGCCGTCGACTCGCTCGACGCGAGGCCCACGTACGACGGACTCGTCAACGCCGTCCAGGTCGGCATCCGTTACATCGAGGCCTGGCTGCGCGGTCTCGGCGCGGTCGCGATCTTCAACCTGATGGAGGACGCGGCGACGGCCGAGATCTCCCGCTCGCAGATCTGGCAGTGGATCAACGCGGGCGTCGAGTTCGAGCACGACGGGAGCATGGTGAAGGCCACGCCGGAACTGGCCCGCGAGATCGCGGACCAGGAGCTGGCCGACATCCGCGCCGAGATCGGCGAGGAGGCCTTCGCGGCCGGCCGCTGGCAGCAGGCCCACGACCTGCTGCTCACGGTTGCACTCGACGAGGACTACGCGGACTTCCTGACCCTGCCGGCCTACGAGCAGCTGGCCGGCTGA
- a CDS encoding tyrosine-type recombinase/integrase: protein MLGLGRGLRQGEAVLHPAEGKKTHVVDMPSSVDEELRRSLLLTTRFGDAIAVNTWNTCTWKPALAKAGIIPPRAKGAKDWQGEAAPKDGFHVLRHTCASIMLEPGESVVTVARWLGHSSPTITLGYYAH from the coding sequence TTGCTCGGTCTGGGACGCGGGCTCCGTCAGGGCGAGGCTGTACTTCACCCTGCCGAAGGGAAGAAGACCCATGTCGTCGACATGCCCTCCTCGGTGGACGAGGAGCTCAGGCGTTCTCTGCTGCTCACCACACGATTCGGCGACGCCATTGCGGTGAACACGTGGAACACCTGCACGTGGAAGCCCGCGTTGGCCAAGGCCGGCATCATCCCGCCGCGTGCCAAGGGAGCAAAGGACTGGCAGGGGGAGGCGGCGCCGAAGGATGGCTTCCACGTGCTGCGGCACACCTGTGCCTCGATCATGCTGGAGCCGGGAGAGTCCGTAGTGACCGTGGCACGGTGGCTCGGGCACTCCTCGCCGACGATCACCCTCGGTTACTATGCTCACTAA
- the alc gene encoding allantoicase: protein MTAQHRSPLARFTGDANPYGGGDPYADHRSADFPFTQYANLADRQLGAGVIAANDEFFAQRENLLLPERAEFDPEHFGHKGKIMDGWETRRRRGASAEHPWPTADDHDWALVRLGAPGVVRGIVIDTAHFRGNYPQAVSVEGASVPGSPSPEELLADDVKWTTLVPRTAVGGHAANGFAVDVEQRITHLRVNQHPDGGIARLRVYGEVVPDPRWLSVLGTFDVVALENGGQVEDASNLFYSPATNTIQPGRSRKMDDGWETRRRRDQGHDWIRYQLVARSEIRAIEIDTAYLKGNSAGWAAVSVRDGVDGEWGEVLPRTRLQPDTNHRFVLGAPSVGTHARVDIFPDGGISRLRLFGSLTEEGEARLTARHQELGG from the coding sequence GTGACGGCGCAGCACCGATCCCCCCTGGCCCGTTTCACCGGCGACGCGAACCCCTACGGAGGCGGCGACCCGTACGCGGACCACCGCAGCGCCGACTTCCCCTTCACCCAGTACGCCAACCTCGCCGACCGGCAGCTCGGCGCCGGGGTCATCGCCGCCAACGACGAGTTCTTCGCCCAGCGCGAGAACCTGCTCCTGCCCGAGCGGGCCGAGTTCGACCCCGAGCACTTCGGACACAAGGGCAAGATCATGGACGGCTGGGAGACCCGGCGCAGGCGCGGTGCCTCCGCCGAGCACCCGTGGCCCACGGCCGACGACCACGACTGGGCGCTCGTACGCCTCGGTGCGCCCGGTGTCGTACGGGGCATCGTCATCGACACCGCCCACTTCCGCGGCAACTATCCGCAGGCGGTGTCCGTCGAGGGTGCCTCGGTCCCCGGCTCCCCGTCCCCCGAGGAACTCCTCGCGGACGACGTGAAGTGGACGACGCTCGTACCCCGCACGGCGGTCGGCGGCCACGCGGCCAACGGCTTCGCCGTCGACGTGGAGCAGCGCATCACCCATCTCCGCGTCAACCAGCACCCGGACGGTGGGATCGCGCGCCTTCGCGTGTACGGCGAGGTCGTCCCCGACCCGCGGTGGCTGTCGGTCCTCGGCACCTTCGACGTCGTCGCCCTGGAGAACGGCGGGCAGGTCGAGGACGCGTCCAACCTCTTCTACTCACCCGCCACCAACACCATCCAGCCAGGGCGGTCCCGCAAGATGGACGACGGGTGGGAGACGCGACGGCGGCGGGATCAGGGGCACGACTGGATTCGCTACCAGCTCGTAGCGCGGTCCGAGATCCGCGCCATCGAGATCGATACGGCGTATCTGAAGGGCAACTCGGCCGGGTGGGCGGCTGTTTCGGTGCGGGACGGTGTGGACGGGGAGTGGGGCGAGGTCCTGCCCCGCACCCGCCTCCAGCCCGACACGAACCACCGGTTCGTCCTCGGCGCCCCGTCCGTCGGCACGCACGCGCGCGTCGACATCTTCCCCGACGGAGGCATCTCGCGGCTGCGGTTGTTCGGTTCCCTGACGGAGGAGGGCGAGGCCCGCCTGACGGCCCGCCACCAGGAGCTCGGCGGCTGA
- a CDS encoding TetR-like C-terminal domain-containing protein: MDVSGTSATAENSKPAAVIKVTARQLLVKLGAGGLSLDAVARDSGLAVTDIEAVFPHRDDLLTALVIDAYNESGAAMERADQAARDAHASAGARLLTVTRALRQWSFDNPAEFTLIYGSPVPEYHAPQDTVPTASRTPAVLAGIVRSALEAGELTPPRRAVPGPPLLLPEAVQLFGGTPEAPFSDIIERGIVLWSNLIGLLVFQVFSRTHDSVRDESAFFDFAIAVAAEGIGLEVPLDETTD; the protein is encoded by the coding sequence ATGGATGTTTCCGGAACGAGCGCCACCGCTGAGAACTCCAAACCAGCGGCGGTCATCAAGGTTACCGCGCGCCAACTGCTGGTCAAACTGGGCGCCGGAGGGCTGTCCCTGGATGCCGTTGCCCGTGACAGCGGTCTTGCCGTCACCGATATCGAAGCCGTGTTCCCACATCGGGACGACCTGCTGACCGCGCTGGTCATCGACGCCTACAACGAGTCCGGTGCCGCAATGGAGCGGGCCGATCAGGCCGCAAGGGACGCCCACGCGTCGGCCGGCGCGCGGCTCCTCACGGTGACTCGCGCACTGCGGCAGTGGTCCTTCGACAACCCCGCCGAGTTCACGCTGATCTACGGCTCACCCGTTCCCGAGTACCACGCCCCGCAGGACACGGTTCCGACCGCTTCGCGCACCCCCGCGGTGCTGGCCGGCATCGTGCGTTCGGCACTGGAGGCCGGTGAACTCACCCCGCCCCGCCGGGCGGTGCCCGGGCCGCCGCTGCTCCTGCCGGAGGCCGTGCAGCTCTTCGGCGGCACCCCCGAGGCTCCGTTCTCGGACATCATCGAGCGCGGCATCGTCCTGTGGAGCAATCTGATCGGGCTCCTGGTGTTCCAGGTCTTCAGCCGTACCCACGACAGCGTCCGGGACGAGAGCGCGTTCTTCGACTTCGCCATCGCCGTGGCGGCCGAAGGCATCGGCCTCGAGGTTCCCCTGGACGAGACCACCGACTAG
- a CDS encoding MAB_1171c family putative transporter, translating to MNTTKTLCFVIAALSSYAALVYRLCQVRSNWRDSAYRTLVVTLLLQSLTFTMGAVAMGSDSFLGVGNLAILVMHVSAVAFCVSAQIILLRWAATAEETTRKARYWLIGGIAVNALLIALFFIADGSDRPASDFNTGSGQPLILTYLLVFIVSQAVPCVTIFRQCGPYARMTGKVSLRQALQLLSVAAVMLFLYCLARTVNILTAASGIDIGVWQVAASVFSAAGIITLSLSLTISSWSASATKVAAWARSYRSYRALYPLWRDLYESSPDIVLEPPGGSVSDLNYRLHRRVVEIRDGWRDLRPYIDRASNGIGGADAGASEESRQALAEAAQIRQALLAKRTGSVPDDNKDAGDFDDRDTDNFTAEVEWLTQVASAYRRLASTT from the coding sequence GTGAACACCACCAAGACCCTTTGCTTCGTCATCGCGGCGCTCTCGTCGTATGCCGCACTCGTGTACCGGCTGTGTCAAGTGAGAAGCAACTGGCGGGACAGTGCCTACCGCACGCTGGTGGTCACTCTGCTGCTCCAGTCCCTCACGTTCACGATGGGTGCCGTCGCCATGGGAAGCGACAGCTTCCTGGGAGTCGGCAACCTCGCCATCCTGGTGATGCACGTCTCGGCGGTCGCCTTCTGCGTCAGCGCGCAGATCATCCTGCTGCGCTGGGCGGCCACCGCCGAGGAGACGACCCGGAAGGCCCGCTACTGGCTGATCGGCGGCATCGCCGTCAATGCGCTGCTGATCGCACTCTTCTTCATCGCCGACGGCTCCGACCGGCCGGCTTCGGACTTCAACACCGGCAGCGGCCAGCCGCTGATCCTCACCTACCTCTTGGTCTTCATCGTCTCCCAAGCGGTTCCATGCGTCACCATCTTCCGCCAGTGCGGCCCCTACGCCCGCATGACAGGCAAGGTCTCGCTGCGGCAGGCTCTGCAGCTGCTCTCCGTCGCCGCGGTGATGCTCTTCCTCTATTGCCTCGCCAGGACGGTCAACATCCTCACCGCTGCGAGCGGGATCGACATCGGCGTCTGGCAGGTCGCCGCTTCTGTCTTCAGCGCGGCGGGCATCATCACCCTCTCGCTCAGCCTGACGATCTCCTCCTGGTCGGCCTCGGCCACCAAGGTGGCCGCGTGGGCGCGCAGCTACCGGTCGTACCGAGCCCTCTACCCGCTCTGGCGGGATCTGTACGAGTCCTCGCCCGACATCGTCCTGGAGCCGCCCGGGGGTTCGGTGTCCGACCTCAACTACCGGCTCCACCGGCGGGTCGTCGAAATACGGGACGGATGGCGGGACCTGCGCCCCTACATCGACCGCGCCTCCAACGGCATCGGCGGAGCGGACGCTGGGGCGAGTGAGGAATCCCGGCAGGCGCTCGCCGAAGCGGCGCAGATCAGACAGGCTTTGCTCGCCAAGCGCACGGGCTCCGTCCCCGATGACAACAAGGACGCCGGCGACTTCGACGACCGCGACACAGACAACTTCACTGCGGAGGTCGAATGGCTCACCCAGGTCGCATCCGCCTACCGTAGGCTCGCCAGCACGACATGA